In Isosphaera pallida ATCC 43644, the sequence GACTCAATCGAGGGCGGCGAGGGAGCCGACTTCCTGCGTGGCGGCGAGGGCGACGATACGGTCTTGGGCGGCGCGGGCAACGACACCATCTACGGCGGGTTGGGCAACGACTCGCTTGAGGGTGGCGCGGGCAACGACGTGCTGGACGCGGTGGACGAGTTTTCGGACGGCACGCCGGATGAAATGAACACCTTGATTGGTGGCGAGGGGAACGACTCGTTGTTCGGCTCGCAGGGCGGCGACCTGATGGAGGGCGGCGCGGGCGAGGATTTCCTGGACGCCTACGAAGGTGACGACACCCTGATCGGCGGCGACGGCAACGACACCCTGTTGGGTGGCAACGGCGACGATGCGCTGGATGGCGGTCCAGGCCTGGATGAGGTCAACGGCAACGCGGGCGACGACATCGTCTTCGGCGGTTACGACGACCTCCCCGACACCCTGGTGGGTGGTCCCGGCAACGACCTGTTCTTCCTGGTCGCTGGGTTCGAGGATCAGGACCTTCGTCCGGATTTCAACCCCATCACGGATCAGGCACAGGTCATCCCGTTCGTGCCACCAACCCCGGAAAACCCTCGTCCGACTCCTTTGCCGTTGGAACCCACCACCGAGTTCTGACCGTTTGAAAACGACCTCGTTTCAAGTTTCAAGTGTAAGTGGGTTGGGTTGAATGACGGAGGATGACCAGGACGGCGCGACCTTCCTGGTGTCATCCTCCGTTCACCCATTTTTAGGGGTACGCGACATGTCATTCCACCGTGCCGATTGACGGCGTGGGTTCCCCGACTCCGGTGAGGTCGGGGATCACAGAATCGGTTGAGACCAAGTCGTGTCCCTCCTCACGGACCTTGGTTGAAATGACTCGGGTGATGGTCGGCACCACCCGGTTGGAAGCGGATCACGTCCCAACCATTGGTTTTCGGTTGGGACGACCTGGATGAGGGTTGGTTGGCCCAGACGAACCGAAACGACGAGACACGGTTGCCAGCCGCCGCGACCAACCGTGTTGTGAAATGGAATCGGTGGGATCGAATGGGGAAATGGTGCTGGACGCTCAATTGCTGAACGTCCAGCACGAGCCTGGACGTTCGCGTTAGCGTCAAGGCATGATCCATCCGCCGGTCCAGAGCGTTCTAGGGTCGTTGGGAACGCGGTCGAACCGGGCGCGGCGATGGCCGGCGCGATCGAGTTGCAACATCTCGACGGCGTAAACCACGATCCGCACCGCGGCGAAGTGGGCGCGACCGGGCTGTACCTCCTCGCGAGTGAGACGATCGCCCCGCTCCAACACCCAGGCGGGCAGGTTGGGGTCGGGCGTGTCGGATTCCACTGGCGTGCCGGGAGGATGACCGCCCAAGTAGCCCCGCAAACTCAGGGGGGACGACTCGTTCCAGAGCGCCTCGGCCACCGCGTCGGCGCGATGGATCGTCGCGCGTCCGGCCAACCGAATCTGGAGACGTTCCCGGCGATCGTACCCCAACCACTCGACCGCCGGATCGGCCTCGATCTGGGCGATCTTGGGACTGCGGGCATCGGTGTGGATCGTCAAGGCGGCCGCGTCCCGCTCGACCCGGCGCAGGATCACGGTTCGCAATCCGAAGGGGTCGCCTCCCGGAACGCGCGAGGTGGCGAAGACTCCCTCGCGCCAGGGGGCGTCGGGCTGATTGACCGACCGCTCTAGGCGGTCCCATACCATCTGCCACACCACAGCTAACTCGCCCGCGATCGGTCTTGTCGTCGGTCTGGTCGAGTCGTGGGGGTGAGTCATGGGATGTTCAAGCTCGCCGGCACAAGGAGGATCGGGGTTAGGCGGAAGGGGGGGGAATAAGAAACACGCCTTCGCGCAATGGGGTGGGGGGTCAACGACCGCGTTGTTCGCGTTCAAGTTCCACCCGTTTGGTTTGCAGCCAGGTCAACCAGTCGCGTTCAAGTTGGTCAATCTCCTTGCCGAACCATTCGCGGCAGCGTTCCGGGTCGGTCATGTCGGTGGAGCCAGTGTTGCGGAAATGGGCCAACGCCTTGGCGAATCCCGGCTTCATGGCGGGATCGTCCAGCAGCCAATCGACCACCAGCTTGGCTTGGGGATAGTTGGGGATGCCGATGGGTTTGCCGTTGAGCAAGGTCGCCAGCGGAACCCGGCGGTTGCGGTCGTTGAGCATTTGATCGACCCGGCGGCGGATGTCCTCGCGGGTGAACTCGAGTTGATACCGCACCGCCAGACCTTCCATCAGCCACTCGCCCTGGTTAGCGATCCCCAGACACTGATGCAATAGCGCATGG encodes:
- a CDS encoding pyridoxamine 5'-phosphate oxidase family protein, which codes for MVWDRLERSVNQPDAPWREGVFATSRVPGGDPFGLRTVILRRVERDAAALTIHTDARSPKIAQIEADPAVEWLGYDRRERLQIRLAGRATIHRADAVAEALWNESSPLSLRGYLGGHPPGTPVESDTPDPNLPAWVLERGDRLTREEVQPGRAHFAAVRIVVYAVEMLQLDRAGHRRARFDRVPNDPRTLWTGGWIMP